In a genomic window of Nostoc sp. UHCC 0870:
- a CDS encoding type I restriction enzyme HsdR N-terminal domain-containing protein, translating into MTYLNEEIHKKLDIYIKGYNQQYTKCLIRNIEIPINGRPEELVRQIFIHFLIKESILLLDKIIIKVEANNHDIEIYKKQENENFKPHQNPLMIVEVKREDVNLQNHYNQIQRYLTNSGCNIGILYNYHEIITFTKKNNQFQIYSLNNFIDIEKLILQATSSIDKDLLAFENAQNGNIESFLYLINKYGEYTNHTIVFKLRNQLSVIDGYLFTVQDKKIYYKICGQYSKKQQTFDCQDFEKLISIIY; encoded by the coding sequence ATGACATATTTGAATGAGGAAATCCATAAAAAACTCGATATATATATTAAAGGATATAACCAGCAATATACAAAATGTCTGATTAGGAATATAGAAATACCAATTAATGGCAGACCAGAAGAGTTAGTTAGACAAATATTTATTCATTTCCTGATTAAAGAAAGTATATTATTATTAGATAAAATTATTATTAAGGTTGAAGCCAATAATCATGATATAGAAATATATAAAAAACAAGAAAATGAAAATTTTAAGCCACATCAGAATCCTTTAATGATTGTGGAAGTAAAAAGAGAAGATGTGAACTTACAAAACCACTATAATCAGATACAAAGATACTTAACAAATTCGGGTTGTAATATTGGAATTTTGTATAATTATCATGAGATTATTACTTTTACTAAAAAAAATAATCAGTTTCAAATCTATTCTCTTAACAATTTTATAGATATAGAAAAATTAATTTTACAGGCAACTAGCAGTATTGATAAGGATTTATTAGCATTTGAAAATGCTCAAAATGGAAATATTGAGAGTTTTCTTTATCTTATTAATAAATATGGTGAATATACTAATCATACAATAGTTTTTAAATTGAGAAATCAGTTATCTGTAATAGATGGATATTTGTTTACTGTCCAAGATAAGAAAATTTATTATAAAATATGTGGACAATATTCTAAAAAACAGCAAACTTTCGATTGCCAAGATTTTGAAAAACTAATTTCTATCATTTATTAA
- a CDS encoding LmeA family phospholipid-binding protein encodes MSEQQSLDKQIISQVAERSIANQLEAAEQIDIYVETDLLKIVQGQADGVTVSGQGLVTKENIRVQEIKLQTDRIDIHPLKAIIGQIQLNKPVNLIARVTLNETDINHALTSDFSRKLVQNFELEVEGKIINFDLQQMQIVLSDNKRMRLRGKVQLIENGHSRPLGFTAIIRPRTHSYPIMLESFQCTEGEGVSLNFLVALMQKFQDLANLPSLQWEDMQLSIKNIELQKQILILLVEANVSQVPDSIMELTK; translated from the coding sequence ATGTCAGAACAGCAAAGTTTAGACAAGCAAATCATCTCCCAAGTAGCTGAAAGAAGTATAGCTAATCAGTTAGAAGCCGCAGAACAAATTGATATATATGTAGAAACTGATTTATTAAAAATCGTTCAGGGTCAAGCAGATGGTGTAACAGTTTCTGGACAAGGCTTGGTGACAAAAGAAAATATCCGTGTCCAAGAAATTAAATTGCAAACAGACAGGATTGATATTCATCCTCTCAAGGCTATTATCGGGCAGATTCAACTCAATAAGCCAGTTAATTTAATAGCTCGTGTTACCCTCAACGAAACTGATATTAACCATGCGCTAACTTCTGATTTTTCTCGCAAGTTGGTGCAGAATTTTGAGTTGGAGGTAGAAGGGAAAATTATAAATTTTGATCTACAACAAATGCAGATAGTTTTATCTGATAATAAACGAATGCGATTGAGGGGAAAAGTACAATTAATAGAAAATGGTCATAGTCGCCCGCTAGGATTCACAGCCATCATTCGCCCCCGTACCCACTCCTACCCGATTATGCTAGAAAGTTTTCAATGTACTGAAGGCGAGGGTGTTTCTCTCAATTTCCTTGTGGCTTTGATGCAGAAATTTCAAGACCTGGCAAATTTACCTTCTTTACAATGGGAAGATATGCAATTAAGCATTAAAAATATTGAGTTGCAAAAACAAATCTTAATTCTTTTGGTAGAAGCTAATGTAAGTCAAGTACCTGATTCCATCATGGAATTAACTAAATGA
- a CDS encoding phosphoketolase family protein, giving the protein MTAISPKASSALPNFYEGIQYFGEMLPGFETYGATPAIESGKVAIADPTDQKAVYQTLLAADALRYLTLQVTASKASGHPGGFASQAEAYAALVMLGYKNIITEVGHHAPGFYSAMFLDRSLEDMGISTVQQLRDRFREKHGLLGHLSGYIPGILAPAGPLGQGQHFAMAAALLHRDKLFPFTLGDGGLGEPYIMSSMAHFNTAYPSVTNFLPVLVWNGYSQEHHSMVSLKTNAQMTAFWQGNGFEEVILVDAKEFDDQNQPGDYVDSTAFSFEQRLAFTKAILVAVDKAARSALGGKLTVFIIKQLKGAGVHARGAKSHNLYPKDTLDAPHIVSALKTRALPLEAWQIVRTNAERAGGGPAAKTVVTEFELPLPDLGALPLEEYAVGGEPKVSTTAMGRIVGAVGQKDAKFLVTNADGNEASGIGNINQALKIIHPTTDELYNQAPNGQVYEPLSEDACAGLAVGLSLMGARTLWCSYESFAINGLPIWQTVIQAMAELRRQTPSTITLFTAGALEQGRNGWTHQRPEIEAYFASMMRNGNVFPVFPPDANSTQVCYDWALTTKNKGIVITASKSPLPIRTTFAQTRQGLEDGAVVLHEIAGGKTVVFAVIGDMTLIPVFEAAAFLETEGIGVKIVSVINPRRLYRSHDVAWDTCSEADNGFIDDAKFAELFAGDALIGVTGGAAAMLEPIMLRSNSKRDTFAWKRGETTASAGELMAFNGLTAEALTKRAIELVH; this is encoded by the coding sequence ATGACTGCAATCTCACCAAAAGCATCTTCAGCACTGCCCAATTTTTATGAAGGAATTCAATATTTTGGGGAAATGCTACCAGGTTTTGAAACTTATGGTGCGACACCTGCGATAGAATCGGGTAAAGTAGCGATCGCAGATCCGACAGACCAAAAAGCTGTGTATCAAACCTTACTAGCTGCTGATGCCCTCCGCTATTTAACACTACAAGTCACTGCAAGTAAGGCATCTGGGCATCCCGGCGGCTTTGCTAGCCAAGCAGAAGCCTATGCAGCCTTGGTCATGCTGGGGTATAAAAACATTATTACCGAAGTCGGACATCACGCACCCGGATTTTATAGTGCCATGTTCCTCGATCGCTCCTTAGAGGATATGGGCATATCTACAGTACAACAATTGCGCGATCGCTTCCGCGAAAAGCATGGACTCTTAGGACACCTTTCCGGTTACATCCCCGGTATTCTCGCCCCAGCCGGCCCCCTGGGACAAGGACAGCACTTTGCAATGGCGGCTGCACTCCTCCACCGTGACAAACTTTTCCCCTTCACCCTCGGCGACGGTGGACTAGGTGAACCCTACATCATGAGTTCAATGGCGCACTTTAACACCGCCTATCCCAGCGTCACCAATTTTTTACCGGTGTTAGTGTGGAACGGTTACAGCCAAGAACATCACAGCATGGTTTCCTTGAAAACCAACGCACAGATGACAGCATTCTGGCAAGGTAACGGATTTGAGGAAGTCATCTTAGTCGATGCCAAAGAATTTGACGACCAAAACCAACCAGGGGATTACGTTGATAGTACCGCCTTTTCCTTTGAGCAACGCCTAGCCTTTACCAAAGCAATACTCGTAGCTGTAGATAAAGCCGCCCGTTCCGCCCTGGGTGGGAAGTTAACAGTCTTTATTATCAAACAACTCAAAGGTGCAGGCGTTCACGCCAGAGGTGCGAAATCACACAACCTCTACCCCAAAGACACCCTAGACGCACCCCACATTGTGAGTGCCTTAAAAACCCGTGCATTACCCCTAGAAGCTTGGCAAATCGTCAGAACCAACGCCGAACGCGCAGGTGGCGGCCCCGCAGCTAAGACAGTGGTGACAGAGTTTGAGTTACCATTGCCAGATTTAGGCGCGTTACCTTTAGAAGAATACGCAGTAGGCGGCGAACCCAAAGTTTCAACCACCGCAATGGGACGAATTGTAGGTGCAGTCGGACAAAAAGATGCGAAATTCCTAGTCACCAACGCCGACGGTAACGAAGCATCAGGTATTGGTAACATCAACCAAGCCTTAAAGATTATCCACCCCACCACCGACGAATTATATAACCAAGCACCCAACGGACAAGTTTACGAACCCTTGAGTGAAGATGCTTGTGCAGGTTTAGCCGTTGGTTTATCCTTGATGGGTGCAAGAACTCTCTGGTGTTCTTACGAATCTTTCGCCATCAACGGCTTACCAATATGGCAAACCGTCATCCAAGCAATGGCAGAATTACGCCGCCAAACACCCTCAACAATTACCTTATTCACCGCCGGCGCATTAGAACAAGGACGCAACGGTTGGACACACCAACGTCCTGAAATCGAAGCTTACTTTGCTTCCATGATGCGGAATGGTAATGTTTTTCCAGTATTCCCCCCCGATGCTAACAGTACCCAAGTTTGTTATGACTGGGCGTTGACAACTAAGAATAAAGGAATTGTCATCACCGCCAGTAAATCACCCTTACCAATTCGCACCACCTTTGCACAAACTCGCCAAGGTTTAGAAGATGGTGCAGTAGTGTTACATGAAATTGCTGGTGGTAAGACAGTTGTGTTTGCTGTCATTGGCGATATGACATTAATTCCAGTATTTGAAGCCGCAGCATTTTTAGAAACTGAAGGTATTGGGGTGAAGATAGTTTCTGTGATTAATCCCCGCCGTTTGTATCGTTCTCATGACGTAGCTTGGGATACCTGCTCTGAAGCTGATAACGGTTTCATTGATGATGCCAAATTCGCCGAGTTATTTGCTGGTGATGCCTTAATTGGTGTCACTGGTGGCGCGGCGGCGATGTTAGAACCCATCATGTTGCGGAGTAACAGCAAGCGCGATACCTTCGCCTGGAAGCGTGGGGAGACTACAGCTAGTGCAGGTGAGTTGATGGCGTTTAATGGTTTGACTGCTGAGGCGTTGACGAAGCGGGCGATTGAATTGGTGCATTAA
- a CDS encoding DUF6335 family protein, producing MTENNHPEIKSEDLPQEITESYGTGVKDIPGYNIGGRTLQERRHEYTQTSPELTGGDVDAYWQNADSVGDEAVGGTAPTPDQNVTEEIEAAVGLEMNDNELLHTQDILEHRDDARWELDPTSAEDYQERH from the coding sequence ATGACAGAAAATAATCATCCAGAAATTAAATCAGAAGACTTACCACAGGAAATCACCGAATCCTATGGTACTGGTGTAAAAGACATCCCAGGATACAATATTGGAGGGCGTACCCTCCAGGAAAGAAGACATGAATACACCCAAACCAGTCCCGAACTGACTGGTGGTGATGTTGATGCTTATTGGCAAAATGCAGACTCAGTAGGAGATGAAGCTGTTGGTGGTACTGCTCCCACTCCCGACCAAAATGTCACAGAAGAGATAGAAGCAGCAGTCGGCTTAGAAATGAATGATAACGAGTTACTTCACACCCAAGACATCTTAGAACACCGCGACGATGCACGTTGGGAATTAGACCCCACCTCTGCCGAAGATTACCAAGAACGCCATTAA
- the crtO gene encoding beta-carotene ketolase CrtO, whose amino-acid sequence MQEYDVVIIGAGHNGLVCAAYLLKAGYSVLLLEKRSVPGGAATTEECLPKEAPGFKFNLCAIDHEFIHLGPVVEELELTKYGLEYLECDPVVFCPHPDGKYFLGHKSLEKTCAEIARYSERDAKKYAEFTDYWQRAIGAMIPIFNAPPKSIIDIAGNYDITKLKDLLSVIGSPNKTLDFIRNMLTSAEDLLDEWFDSEFLKAPLARLASELGAPPSQKTLAIGAIMMAMRHDPGMARPRGGTGALVEALVKLVTSKGGKILTDQQVEKVLIDDGKAVGVRVGGGTEYRAKYGVISNIDAKRLFLQMTDKSDIDAADPDLWERLERRIVNNNETILKIDLALDEPLRFPYHAHKDEYLVGSILIADSVAHVEQAHSKCTLGEIPDSDPSMYVVMPSFLDPTLAPPGKHTVWIEFFAPYQIAGAKGTGLKGTGWTDELKNQVADRVVDKLATYAPNVKTATIARRVESPAELGERLGAYKGNYYHVDMTLDQMVFFRPLPELANYKTPIDNLFLTGAGTHPGGSISGMPGRNCARVFLQTKHPITQTLKDARDSIKSTVGSVFGIG is encoded by the coding sequence ATGCAAGAATATGATGTAGTAATTATCGGTGCAGGACATAATGGGCTAGTTTGTGCAGCTTATTTGCTCAAAGCTGGCTATAGTGTCTTACTTCTAGAAAAACGTTCTGTTCCAGGTGGTGCAGCCACAACTGAAGAATGTTTACCTAAAGAAGCACCTGGATTTAAATTTAATTTGTGTGCTATTGATCATGAATTTATTCATCTAGGGCCAGTTGTTGAAGAATTAGAATTAACAAAATACGGTTTAGAATATCTAGAATGTGATCCAGTTGTTTTCTGTCCCCATCCTGATGGTAAATATTTTTTAGGTCATAAATCTCTAGAAAAAACCTGTGCTGAGATTGCCCGTTATAGTGAACGTGATGCCAAGAAATATGCAGAATTTACAGACTATTGGCAACGGGCTATAGGTGCAATGATACCCATTTTTAATGCACCACCAAAATCAATCATTGATATCGCCGGTAACTACGACATCACCAAGTTAAAAGATTTACTTTCTGTAATTGGTTCTCCAAACAAAACCCTGGACTTTATCCGTAATATGTTGACCAGTGCAGAAGATTTACTCGATGAGTGGTTTGATTCAGAGTTTCTCAAAGCACCCCTCGCCAGACTAGCATCAGAATTAGGTGCGCCACCATCCCAAAAAACTCTTGCCATTGGGGCAATTATGATGGCTATGCGTCATGACCCTGGTATGGCTAGACCACGGGGCGGTACTGGTGCATTGGTGGAAGCTTTGGTCAAGTTAGTTACCTCTAAAGGTGGTAAAATTCTCACAGACCAACAGGTAGAAAAAGTTTTAATTGATGACGGTAAGGCCGTTGGTGTCAGAGTTGGTGGTGGTACTGAATATCGTGCTAAATATGGGGTCATTTCTAATATTGATGCCAAACGGTTATTTTTACAAATGACCGATAAAAGCGATATCGATGCAGCCGACCCCGATTTATGGGAAAGATTGGAACGCCGCATTGTTAATAACAATGAAACTATCCTGAAAATTGACTTGGCTTTAGATGAACCCCTGCGTTTTCCCTACCACGCCCATAAAGATGAATATCTTGTTGGTTCTATCTTAATTGCAGACTCCGTTGCTCATGTAGAACAAGCACATAGTAAATGTACCTTGGGAGAGATTCCTGATTCTGACCCCTCTATGTATGTGGTCATGCCTAGTTTCCTTGACCCTACCCTCGCACCTCCAGGTAAACATACAGTATGGATTGAATTTTTCGCCCCCTATCAAATTGCTGGCGCGAAAGGTACAGGTTTAAAAGGGACTGGTTGGACGGATGAGTTGAAAAACCAGGTTGCTGATAGGGTGGTTGATAAGTTAGCAACCTATGCACCGAATGTAAAAACTGCAACTATTGCGCGTCGTGTCGAAAGTCCGGCAGAATTAGGTGAGAGGTTAGGCGCGTACAAGGGTAATTATTACCATGTTGATATGACATTAGATCAAATGGTGTTTTTCCGCCCCTTACCTGAGTTAGCTAATTACAAAACCCCCATTGATAATCTATTTTTGACTGGTGCAGGGACTCATCCAGGTGGTTCGATTTCGGGAATGCCTGGACGTAATTGTGCGCGGGTATTTTTGCAAACTAAGCACCCGATAACTCAGACTTTGAAAGATGCGCGGGATTCGATTAAATCTACTGTGGGGTCGGTGTTTGGGATTGGTTAG
- a CDS encoding L-lactate MFS transporter, whose amino-acid sequence MAAEKGRWLLIPLGATVLLCLGTVYSWSIFRKPLEKLLNINATESLLPFTVLLVFYAILMPITGFYIHRFGSRVVTAVGGVIMGFGYILSSLDGNLQTLTFTYGVIAGVGVGIAYGVPLVVVAKWFPDKKGIAVGLTVIGFGLSPLITAPLAKFFLDNYGVRQTFVILGIGFTAIILAIATLLKTPPQDWKPSGWNPGVSVQGDKSTTSKGRILQTPVFYGLWLCYSIGTFSGLAAIGISSPLAQEIIKLDEATAATTVSLFAVFNALGRLFFGWLTDRFSPKLAAIVSFTLVLIASVMMLKAGEGDVATYLVGFSLFYFAFGGWLAIAPTTTLVLFSPADYAQNYGLVFTAYGAGALGGTLLAGRVRDIFGSYTAFFYPTTALAILGIVLAVFMLKRSFSSSRVSEVN is encoded by the coding sequence ATGGCAGCAGAAAAGGGCAGATGGTTGCTGATTCCCCTGGGTGCAACTGTTTTACTCTGTCTTGGTACTGTTTATTCATGGAGTATTTTTAGAAAACCTCTAGAAAAATTACTGAACATTAATGCGACAGAAAGTTTATTACCTTTTACAGTCTTATTAGTGTTTTATGCGATATTAATGCCAATTACTGGCTTTTACATTCACCGCTTCGGTAGTCGTGTTGTCACCGCAGTTGGTGGGGTAATTATGGGATTTGGTTATATTCTGTCTAGTCTTGATGGCAATTTACAAACGTTAACTTTTACCTATGGTGTGATAGCAGGTGTGGGTGTAGGTATAGCCTATGGAGTACCGTTAGTAGTTGTAGCTAAATGGTTTCCTGATAAAAAAGGTATTGCTGTGGGGTTAACTGTGATTGGCTTTGGTCTTTCACCGTTAATTACAGCACCTTTAGCAAAATTTTTCCTTGATAACTATGGAGTTCGGCAAACTTTTGTCATTTTGGGTATAGGATTTACGGCGATTATTCTGGCAATTGCTACTTTGTTGAAGACACCGCCACAAGACTGGAAGCCATCTGGCTGGAATCCTGGGGTATCAGTGCAGGGTGATAAATCTACCACTAGTAAAGGAAGAATACTGCAAACACCAGTATTTTACGGTTTATGGCTATGTTATAGCATTGGCACATTCTCAGGGCTGGCTGCAATTGGGATTTCTAGCCCTTTAGCGCAAGAAATTATTAAACTAGATGAGGCCACAGCCGCAACTACAGTTTCATTATTTGCGGTGTTTAATGCTTTAGGACGGTTGTTTTTTGGCTGGTTGACTGACCGATTTAGTCCTAAGTTGGCAGCAATCGTATCCTTTACATTGGTATTGATTGCTTCGGTGATGATGCTCAAAGCAGGTGAGGGTGATGTAGCTACTTATTTAGTCGGGTTTTCCTTATTTTACTTTGCTTTTGGTGGATGGTTAGCGATCGCTCCCACTACAACTTTAGTCTTATTTTCCCCAGCAGACTATGCCCAAAATTATGGTCTAGTTTTCACAGCTTATGGTGCAGGTGCTTTAGGCGGAACTTTGCTAGCTGGAAGAGTTAGAGATATCTTCGGCAGTTACACAGCTTTTTTCTACCCTACTACAGCACTAGCAATTTTAGGTATTGTCTTAGCTGTGTTCATGCTCAAACGTAGCTTCTCTAGTTCTAGAGTCAGCGAAGTTAATTAG
- a CDS encoding cytochrome P450 → MQLPKTPKTPAVIQMLNWIFRPMPYMEECTKRYGDIFALKLQKNIPPLVFVSNPQDQQQILSHDTKELEAPGDLNSLFEGLLGKRSVVSLSGAEHQRQRQLLMPPLHGERMRGYSEIINDITAKVISEYQIGQSLNIRTVTQAITLRVIMQAVFGLYEGVRAKKLQQLLGETLENGSSVWRVALLYFPALQRDFGPIKVWGKQEQIQQQTDQLIYEEIQERREHPDPSRTDILSLLMDARDAEGQPMTDLELRDELMTLLVAGHETTATAMAWAMYWIHKLPQVKEKLLQELDALGHDPDPNTVFKLPYLNAVCSETLRIYPVGMLTFPRRVKTPITVGGYELAPGTPVMGSIYLTHQREDLYPEPKQFKPERFLERQFSPYEYLPFGGGARRCIGLAFAQWEMKLAIAKILTMRELELVNHREVKPQRRGLVTGPDHPIQMIVKNQRQIKSRSLEPTTVG, encoded by the coding sequence ATGCAGCTACCGAAAACCCCAAAAACTCCAGCAGTTATACAAATGCTAAATTGGATCTTCCGGCCTATGCCTTACATGGAGGAGTGTACTAAACGCTATGGGGACATTTTCGCTCTCAAACTACAAAAAAATATTCCTCCCTTGGTATTTGTTAGCAATCCCCAAGACCAACAGCAGATTTTGAGTCACGATACCAAAGAATTAGAAGCACCAGGGGATTTAAATAGTTTGTTTGAAGGCTTGCTGGGTAAGCGTTCTGTAGTTAGTCTTTCTGGTGCAGAACACCAACGCCAACGACAATTACTTATGCCTCCTCTGCACGGCGAAAGAATGCGGGGCTACAGTGAGATAATTAACGATATTACTGCCAAAGTTATCAGCGAGTATCAAATCGGGCAATCTTTGAATATTCGCACTGTCACCCAAGCTATTACCCTGCGAGTTATTATGCAGGCTGTGTTTGGTCTATATGAAGGAGTCCGCGCCAAAAAACTCCAACAGCTTTTGGGGGAAACTTTAGAAAATGGTAGTTCTGTGTGGCGTGTGGCTTTGCTTTATTTTCCGGCGTTACAAAGAGATTTCGGCCCGATTAAAGTTTGGGGAAAACAAGAACAAATCCAGCAACAAACCGACCAACTCATTTACGAAGAAATCCAAGAACGCCGCGAACATCCAGACCCATCACGGACAGATATCCTCAGCTTACTCATGGATGCTAGGGATGCAGAAGGTCAACCGATGACCGATTTAGAGTTACGAGATGAACTGATGACTCTGTTGGTAGCAGGTCACGAAACTACAGCTACAGCTATGGCCTGGGCAATGTACTGGATTCATAAACTACCACAAGTTAAGGAAAAACTCTTACAAGAACTAGATGCTTTAGGTCATGACCCAGACCCCAATACTGTGTTTAAATTACCTTATCTCAACGCTGTTTGCTCGGAAACTTTGCGAATTTACCCTGTGGGAATGCTGACTTTTCCTAGAAGGGTGAAAACACCTATAACTGTGGGTGGTTATGAACTTGCACCAGGAACACCAGTTATGGGTTCAATTTACTTAACTCACCAACGAGAAGATTTATACCCAGAACCGAAGCAGTTTAAGCCAGAACGCTTTCTAGAAAGGCAGTTTTCCCCCTACGAATACTTACCCTTTGGCGGAGGTGCGAGACGCTGTATTGGTTTAGCCTTTGCTCAATGGGAAATGAAATTAGCGATCGCTAAAATCTTAACCATGCGAGAATTAGAACTGGTTAATCATCGAGAAGTTAAACCTCAACGTCGTGGTTTAGTCACTGGCCCAGACCATCCCATCCAAATGATTGTAAAAAATCAGCGTCAAATCAAGTCTCGCAGTTTAGAACCCACTACCGTAGGTTAA